From Roseovarius nanhaiticus, one genomic window encodes:
- a CDS encoding MliC family protein — MDRNLDFKRRAKALTLASLAAVFSGGAAAAQADLTLALDLGPDGSLTAVPYTCTDGSELVVRYVTAGSNSLALIPLKGEVLIFAGVVAGSGARYVSGALDWHSKGDEAILTDELGDAEPLTCNAQPE; from the coding sequence ATGGATAGAAACCTCGATTTCAAACGCCGCGCCAAAGCGCTCACACTTGCATCGCTGGCCGCGGTCTTCAGCGGCGGTGCAGCCGCTGCGCAGGCCGATCTTACCCTTGCGCTCGATTTGGGGCCGGACGGATCGCTGACAGCCGTGCCCTACACGTGCACCGACGGCAGCGAATTGGTGGTGCGCTATGTGACTGCCGGGTCCAACAGCCTCGCGCTGATCCCGCTGAAAGGCGAAGTTCTGATTTTTGCCGGCGTCGTCGCGGGTTCGGGGGCGCGGTATGTCTCGGGTGCGCTGGATTGGCACAGCAAAGGTGATGAGGCGATCCTGACCGACGAGCTGGGCGATGCGGAGCCTTTGACCTGTAACGCGCAGCCCGAGTGA
- a CDS encoding sarcosine oxidase subunit beta family protein: protein MKRYSAFAVAREALRNHTGWERAWASPEPKKKYDVIIIGAGGHGLATAYYLGKNFGITNVAILEKGWLGGGNTGRNTTIIRSNYLQDPSAAIYEKSRSLYETMSQDLNYNVMFSPRGCMMLAQTQHEVRGYERTAHANALQGVKTEFIGPERVKQLVPIINIDGPRYPVLGALWQARAGTARHDAVAWGYARACSDMGMHVIQKCEVTGIEQSNGKVTGVNTNRGTIGCDKLGMVVAGHSGHLADMAGFRMPIESVSLQALVSEPIKPCMDVVVMANTVHGYMSQSDKGEMVIGGGTDGYNNYTQRGAFHHIEETVRALVETFPMIARLKMLRQWGGIVDVTGDRSPILSKTPVDGVFVNCGWGTGGFKAIPGSGWAMAELMAKGHSPLTDAFGLNRFHEGRFIDESVAAGVAH from the coding sequence ATGAAACGCTATTCTGCCTTCGCCGTCGCCCGTGAGGCGCTTCGCAACCACACAGGGTGGGAGCGCGCCTGGGCATCGCCCGAGCCCAAGAAGAAATATGACGTGATCATCATCGGCGCGGGCGGTCATGGCCTGGCAACCGCCTATTACCTTGGCAAGAATTTCGGCATTACCAATGTCGCAATTCTGGAGAAGGGCTGGCTGGGCGGCGGCAACACGGGCCGCAACACGACCATCATCCGCTCGAACTATTTGCAGGATCCCTCGGCCGCGATTTACGAAAAATCCCGCTCGCTTTACGAGACGATGAGCCAGGATCTGAACTATAACGTCATGTTTTCCCCGCGTGGCTGCATGATGCTGGCCCAGACCCAGCATGAGGTGCGCGGCTACGAGCGTACCGCACACGCAAACGCGCTGCAGGGGGTCAAGACCGAATTCATCGGCCCCGAGCGGGTCAAACAGCTGGTGCCGATCATCAATATCGACGGGCCACGTTATCCGGTGCTTGGCGCGCTGTGGCAGGCACGGGCCGGGACCGCACGTCACGATGCGGTGGCCTGGGGCTATGCGCGGGCTTGTTCGGACATGGGCATGCATGTCATCCAGAAATGCGAGGTCACGGGGATCGAGCAGTCGAACGGCAAGGTGACGGGCGTCAACACCAACCGCGGCACCATTGGCTGTGACAAGCTTGGCATGGTCGTTGCAGGCCATTCGGGCCATCTTGCCGATATGGCGGGCTTCCGCATGCCGATCGAAAGTGTGTCTCTTCAGGCCCTCGTCAGCGAGCCGATCAAACCCTGCATGGACGTGGTTGTCATGGCCAATACCGTGCACGGCTACATGAGCCAGTCCGACAAGGGCGAGATGGTGATCGGCGGCGGCACCGACGGTTACAATAACTACACCCAGCGCGGCGCCTTCCATCATATCGAGGAAACGGTGCGCGCCCTGGTCGAGACCTTCCCGATGATCGCGCGCCTCAAGATGCTGCGGCAATGGGGTGGCATCGTGGACGTGACAGGCGACCGCTCGCCGATCCTGTCGAAAACGCCCGTGGACGGTGTCTTCGTCAACTGCGGCTGGGGCACCGGTGGCTTCAAGGCGATCCCCGGCTCGGGCTGGGCCATGGCCGAGCTGATGGCCAAGGGCCATTCGCCGCTGACCGACGCGTTCGGCCTCAACCGCTTCCACGAGGGCCGCTTCATCGACGAGAGCGTCGCGGCAGGGGTGGCACATTGA
- a CDS encoding sulfite exporter TauE/SafE family protein, protein MPDPSLLMAMTAMLLAIGAFAGVLAGLLGVGGGIILVPAFFYAFTTLGYGGPQLMQVCLATSLATIIVTSVRSVLAHHRRGAVDWDILRRWAPGIALGAVLGVVVAAGLRSATLQGIFGILAFAVGIYMTFGRAHWRLGAAMPGGWRRALVSPVVGFLSVLMGIGGGSFGVPLMSLHAVPIHRAVATAAGFGAAIAVPSVIGFLMLNVGAEGRPPFTLGAVNGPAFLIVIAMTLITAPLGARLAHAMDPKPLKRIFGVFLTLIALNMLRKAVGW, encoded by the coding sequence ATGCCAGATCCCTCCCTTTTGATGGCGATGACCGCCATGCTGCTGGCCATCGGGGCCTTTGCGGGTGTTCTGGCCGGGCTCTTGGGCGTGGGGGGCGGTATCATCCTTGTGCCCGCGTTTTTCTATGCCTTCACCACGCTAGGCTATGGCGGGCCGCAATTGATGCAGGTGTGCCTTGCCACCTCGCTGGCGACCATCATCGTGACGTCTGTGCGGTCGGTTCTGGCGCATCACCGCCGCGGGGCCGTCGATTGGGACATCCTTCGCCGCTGGGCGCCGGGCATCGCGCTGGGGGCGGTTTTGGGTGTCGTCGTGGCGGCGGGCCTCAGATCCGCGACGCTGCAGGGCATCTTCGGCATTCTGGCATTTGCCGTGGGCATCTACATGACCTTTGGGCGCGCGCATTGGCGGCTGGGCGCGGCGATGCCGGGCGGGTGGCGCCGGGCGCTCGTATCGCCTGTGGTCGGTTTCCTGTCGGTCCTGATGGGCATCGGCGGTGGCAGCTTCGGCGTGCCGCTAATGAGCCTGCATGCCGTGCCCATTCACCGCGCGGTCGCGACGGCGGCAGGGTTCGGCGCAGCCATTGCGGTGCCGTCGGTCATCGGCTTTCTGATGCTGAATGTCGGCGCCGAGGGGCGCCCGCCCTTCACGCTGGGCGCTGTGAACGGCCCCGCCTTCCTGATCGTCATCGCCATGACGCTGATCACCGCGCCGCTGGGCGCGCGGCTGGCCCATGCGATGGATCCGAAACCGCTCAAGCGGATATTCGGTGTCTTCCTGACGCTGATCGCGCTCAACATGCTGCGCAAGGCGGTGGGATGGTAG
- the ruvX gene encoding Holliday junction resolvase RuvX — MIHEDITDFAAALPPMRALMGLDLGDKTIGVAVSDGLWSVASPLETVKRRKFTLDAARLCELIAARQVGGLILGLPRNMDGSEGPRCQSTRAFARNLSRLPDLVDLPIGYWDERLSTVAAERALLEADTSRKRRAERIDNIAASYILQGVLDRLGHMRAAL; from the coding sequence ATGATCCACGAGGACATCACCGACTTCGCCGCCGCCCTGCCGCCGATGCGCGCGCTCATGGGCCTTGACCTGGGCGACAAGACAATCGGCGTCGCCGTATCGGACGGGCTGTGGTCGGTGGCCAGCCCGCTCGAGACGGTGAAGCGTCGCAAATTCACCCTCGATGCCGCGCGCCTGTGCGAGCTGATCGCGGCGCGCCAGGTAGGCGGGCTGATCCTGGGTCTGCCGCGCAACATGGACGGAAGCGAAGGGCCGCGCTGCCAATCCACGCGCGCCTTTGCCCGCAACCTCAGCCGCCTGCCGGATCTGGTGGACTTGCCCATCGGCTATTGGGACGAGCGTTTGTCGACCGTGGCCGCCGAAAGGGCGCTGCTCGAGGCGGATACGTCTCGCAAACGTCGCGCCGAGAGGATCGACAACATTGCGGCCTCATATATCCTTCAAGGGGTTCTGGACCGTTTGGGACATATGAGGGCGGCGCTATGA
- a CDS encoding sarcosine oxidase subunit alpha family protein has protein sequence MSTRLANGGRLIDKARRMDFTFNGKRFKGFAGDTIASALLANDQMLMGRSFKYHRPRGVVASGAEEPNGLVGMGSGASFEPNQRVTTTELFDGLTCASQNHWPSLEFDVGAINTKLARFLPAGFYYKMFIHPRPLWKHVYEPIIRKSAGLGAAPDQRDNDTYEHFYAFCDVLVIGGGIAGLQAAHAAATTGAKVMLIEQTAHWGGRAPVDGGTVDGKPVAEYIDGLVADLEAMDNVTLRNRMMGAGVYDHGYVLGYERCTDHDPKAAGPRHRLWRIRAGQIVTATGAIERPLSFAGNDIPGVMLASAVRDYVVDYGVSIGDRTVVVTNNDDAYRTAITLKENGLDVPVILDARVTAQDSALMAQAKSMGIRVLMGHGISSVQGGKRVTGVGVCSQAGEGAVLEEIACDVVAMSGGWSPVVHLWSHCGGKLTWDEASAAFRPDSNKAPTGADGEAFVTPAGAANGAYRLSEILSDAVAAGAKAAKAAGHKGDAPKAPEAGAEDEAPMAPVWMMPQGAGIAKRQKAWLDYQNDVKVSDVQLAAQEGFESVEHAKRYTTLGMATDQGKLSNINGLAILSDALGQPIPQTGTTTFRPPYTPISMASIAGEARDERFQPIRRTPLYDWHVENGAYFEPVGQWRRPYTYQRGPETIEEAVAREVKATRQSLGMLDASTLGKLLVKGPDAGKFLDMLYTNMMSTLKVGRCRYGLMCSENGFLVDDGVVARVGEDAFLCHTTTGGADSIHGHMEEWLQTEWWDWNVYVANLTEQYAQIAVVGPKARETLQKLTTDDISAEALPFMAWTDITLAGMQARVYRISFSGELSYEIAVKASEGRALWDALLAAGQTANITPYGTEALHIMRAEKGFIMIGDETDGTVIPQDLGLDWAISKKKEDYIGKRAQARSHMTDPKRWKLVGLETVDGKVLPDGAYATAEGTNDNGQRETQGRVTSTYHSPTLDRGIAMGLVLNGPDRMGEVLEFPRVDGTVMRAKIVDPVFFDREGEKQNV, from the coding sequence ATGAGCACACGTCTGGCAAATGGCGGCCGCCTGATCGACAAGGCGCGCCGGATGGATTTCACCTTCAACGGCAAGCGGTTCAAGGGCTTTGCTGGCGACACGATCGCCTCGGCGCTTCTGGCCAATGACCAGATGCTGATGGGCCGCTCGTTCAAGTATCACCGCCCGCGCGGCGTGGTCGCCTCTGGCGCCGAAGAGCCGAATGGCCTTGTCGGCATGGGCAGCGGCGCCAGCTTTGAGCCGAACCAGCGCGTCACCACGACCGAGCTTTTCGACGGTCTGACCTGCGCCAGCCAGAACCACTGGCCGAGCCTCGAGTTCGACGTAGGCGCGATCAACACCAAGCTGGCGCGTTTCTTGCCCGCGGGCTTCTACTACAAGATGTTCATCCATCCACGTCCCTTGTGGAAGCACGTGTATGAGCCGATCATTCGCAAATCGGCGGGTCTTGGCGCCGCGCCCGATCAGCGCGACAACGACACATACGAGCATTTCTACGCATTCTGCGACGTGCTGGTCATCGGCGGCGGTATCGCGGGTTTGCAAGCGGCTCATGCGGCCGCGACGACCGGGGCCAAGGTCATGCTGATCGAGCAGACGGCGCATTGGGGCGGCCGTGCGCCCGTAGATGGCGGCACCGTCGATGGCAAGCCTGTGGCCGAGTATATCGACGGCCTCGTCGCCGATCTCGAGGCGATGGACAACGTCACCTTGCGCAACCGCATGATGGGCGCGGGCGTCTATGACCACGGCTATGTTCTGGGCTACGAGCGCTGCACCGATCACGACCCCAAGGCGGCCGGCCCGCGCCATCGCCTCTGGCGCATCCGCGCCGGGCAGATTGTTACGGCCACGGGTGCCATCGAACGCCCGCTCAGCTTTGCGGGTAACGACATTCCGGGCGTCATGCTGGCGTCGGCCGTGCGGGATTATGTGGTGGATTACGGCGTCTCCATCGGGGATCGCACGGTTGTGGTCACCAACAATGACGACGCCTACCGCACCGCGATCACGCTCAAGGAAAACGGCCTGGACGTGCCTGTGATCCTCGATGCGCGGGTGACGGCGCAGGATAGCGCGCTGATGGCACAGGCGAAATCCATGGGCATCCGTGTCCTGATGGGCCACGGCATCTCGTCCGTTCAGGGCGGCAAGCGCGTGACCGGCGTCGGCGTCTGTAGCCAGGCCGGTGAAGGCGCCGTGCTGGAAGAGATCGCCTGCGATGTGGTCGCCATGTCGGGCGGCTGGTCGCCGGTGGTGCATCTTTGGTCCCATTGCGGCGGCAAGCTGACATGGGACGAGGCGAGCGCCGCCTTCCGTCCCGATTCGAACAAGGCGCCCACGGGCGCCGATGGCGAGGCGTTCGTCACGCCCGCAGGCGCGGCGAATGGTGCGTATCGCCTGTCCGAAATCCTGAGCGACGCGGTCGCCGCCGGTGCCAAGGCCGCCAAGGCCGCAGGTCACAAGGGCGACGCGCCCAAGGCGCCCGAGGCCGGGGCCGAAGACGAGGCGCCGATGGCCCCCGTCTGGATGATGCCGCAGGGTGCGGGCATCGCCAAGCGGCAGAAGGCGTGGCTGGATTATCAGAACGATGTCAAAGTGTCCGACGTGCAGCTGGCCGCGCAGGAAGGCTTCGAGTCTGTCGAGCATGCCAAGCGCTACACGACGCTCGGCATGGCGACGGATCAGGGAAAGCTGAGCAACATCAACGGTCTCGCGATCCTTTCTGATGCTTTGGGTCAACCTATCCCGCAGACTGGCACGACCACGTTCCGCCCGCCCTACACGCCCATCTCGATGGCCTCCATCGCGGGCGAGGCGCGCGACGAGCGGTTCCAGCCGATCCGCCGCACGCCGCTCTATGACTGGCATGTGGAAAACGGCGCCTATTTCGAGCCCGTGGGCCAGTGGCGCCGCCCCTATACCTACCAGCGCGGCCCCGAGACGATCGAAGAGGCCGTTGCGCGCGAGGTCAAGGCGACGCGCCAGAGCCTTGGCATGCTGGACGCCTCGACCCTGGGCAAGCTCTTGGTCAAGGGGCCGGATGCGGGCAAATTCCTCGACATGCTCTACACCAACATGATGAGCACGTTGAAAGTGGGTCGTTGCCGCTATGGTCTTATGTGCAGCGAGAACGGCTTTCTTGTGGATGACGGCGTTGTTGCGCGTGTGGGTGAAGACGCGTTCTTGTGCCACACCACCACGGGCGGCGCCGACAGCATCCATGGTCACATGGAGGAATGGCTTCAGACCGAGTGGTGGGATTGGAACGTCTATGTCGCCAACCTGACCGAGCAATACGCCCAAATCGCCGTGGTCGGCCCCAAGGCACGCGAGACGCTGCAAAAGCTGACCACCGATGATATCAGCGCCGAGGCGCTGCCCTTCATGGCGTGGACCGATATCACGCTTGCGGGCATGCAGGCGCGGGTCTATCGCATCTCCTTCTCGGGCGAGCTGAGCTACGAGATCGCCGTCAAGGCGTCCGAGGGCCGCGCGCTCTGGGATGCGCTGCTGGCGGCGGGGCAGACGGCCAATATCACGCCCTACGGCACCGAGGCGCTGCATATCATGCGGGCCGAGAAGGGCTTTATCATGATCGGGGACGAGACCGACGGCACCGTCATCCCGCAGGATCTGGGCCTTGACTGGGCCATTTCCAAGAAGAAGGAAGACTATATCGGCAAGCGGGCGCAGGCGCGCAGCCACATGACCGATCCCAAGCGTTGGAAGCTGGTCGGGCTTGAGACGGTGGATGGCAAGGTGCTGCCCGATGGCGCCTATGCGACCGCCGAGGGCACCAACGACAACGGCCAGCGCGAGACGCAAGGGCGGGTCACCTCGACCTACCATTCGCCCACGCTGGACCGCGGGATTGCCATGGGCCTCGTGCTGAACGGGCCGGACCGGATGGGCGAGGTGCTGGAGTTTCCGCGCGTCGATGGAACGGTGATGCGGGCCAAGATCGTCGATCCGGTCTTCTTTGACCGCGAAGGGGAGAAGCAGAATGTCTAA
- a CDS encoding sarcosine oxidase subunit delta → MLILTCPCCGVTGEETEFHGGGEAHLKRHGPGSSEQEFHDYLFSKVNPKGVHLERWRHNNGCGKWFHAARDTVTLEIYGTYSAQTTEPPQEIKDAITAKRPGWSWREFS, encoded by the coding sequence ATGCTGATCCTGACCTGCCCCTGCTGCGGCGTGACCGGCGAGGAGACCGAATTCCACGGCGGCGGCGAGGCGCATCTCAAGCGCCATGGCCCCGGCTCGTCCGAGCAGGAGTTCCACGACTACCTTTTTTCCAAGGTGAACCCCAAGGGCGTCCACCTGGAGCGTTGGCGCCACAATAACGGCTGCGGCAAGTGGTTTCACGCGGCGCGCGATACGGTGACGCTGGAAATCTACGGCACGTATTCGGCGCAGACGACCGAGCCGCCACAGGAAATCAAGGACGCCATCACCGCCAAGCGGCCCGGCTGGTCCTGGAGGGAGTTCTCATGA
- the dusA gene encoding tRNA dihydrouridine(20/20a) synthase DusA produces the protein MKLNVNASSRLSVAPMMDWTDRHCRHLHRLLSRHALLYTEMVTAPALVRGGAVHLLDHGAAEHPVALQLGGSDPAELAEATRLGAEAGYREINLNVGCPSDRVQSGTFGAVLMKSPDLVAECCAAMRAVTDLPVTVKCRIGVDDQDPHVVLPDFIERVAASGVTRMAIHARMAWLQGLSPKENRDIPPLDYPLVHRMKEAFPALHLSVNGGIDSLDAAEAHLAAGMDGVMIGRAAYHAPAQILCAADRRIFGADTPDSTPEDAARAMMDYAEAHLAQGGRLGQITRHMLGLFTGRPGARAWRRMLSEGAHLPGAGPELIAQALAQVTEAQEAANSDCTPAANPV, from the coding sequence ATGAAATTAAACGTAAATGCTTCTTCTCGGCTTTCTGTCGCCCCGATGATGGACTGGACGGACCGCCATTGCCGGCATCTGCACCGTCTGCTCAGTCGTCATGCGCTGCTATACACCGAGATGGTCACCGCGCCGGCGCTGGTGCGTGGCGGGGCGGTGCACCTTCTGGATCACGGGGCGGCGGAGCATCCCGTGGCGCTGCAGCTTGGCGGCTCGGATCCGGCGGAGCTGGCAGAGGCTACAAGGCTGGGTGCAGAGGCAGGCTACCGCGAGATCAATCTCAACGTGGGCTGCCCCAGTGACCGGGTGCAGTCGGGCACATTTGGCGCCGTGCTGATGAAATCGCCCGATCTGGTCGCCGAATGCTGTGCCGCGATGCGCGCGGTGACGGATCTGCCGGTCACGGTGAAATGCCGCATCGGGGTGGACGATCAGGATCCACACGTGGTCCTGCCGGACTTCATAGAGCGCGTTGCGGCCTCGGGCGTCACGCGCATGGCGATCCACGCGCGTATGGCGTGGCTGCAGGGGCTGAGCCCGAAGGAAAACCGCGATATCCCTCCGCTTGACTACCCGCTGGTCCACCGCATGAAAGAGGCGTTTCCCGCGCTGCATCTGTCAGTCAATGGCGGAATTGACAGTCTGGACGCCGCCGAGGCGCATCTGGCGGCGGGCATGGATGGCGTCATGATCGGACGCGCGGCCTATCACGCGCCCGCACAGATCCTCTGCGCTGCCGACCGGCGCATCTTTGGTGCGGATACGCCGGACAGCACCCCCGAGGACGCGGCGCGCGCCATGATGGACTATGCCGAGGCGCATCTGGCCCAAGGCGGGCGGTTGGGTCAGATCACACGCCATATGCTGGGGCTTTTTACCGGGCGTCCCGGTGCGCGGGCGTGGCGGCGCATGCTGTCGGAGGGCGCGCATCTGCCCGGCGCGGGGCCCGAGCTGATCGCGCAGGCGCTGGCGCAAGTCACCGAGGCGCAGGAGGCGGCCAATTCCGATTGCACCCCTGCGGCAAACCCGGTCTAG
- a CDS encoding DUF1289 domain-containing protein: MMDASDTPEDPVWSRDEVQSPCIRVCVVHPEARICTGCLRSIDEITRWSRMTNDQRSQVMDELPDRAGLLRKRRGGRAARLTRGEG, translated from the coding sequence ATGATGGACGCAAGCGATACACCGGAAGATCCGGTCTGGAGCCGCGATGAAGTGCAATCGCCGTGTATTCGCGTCTGCGTTGTGCATCCTGAGGCGCGCATCTGCACCGGATGCCTGCGCAGTATCGACGAGATCACTCGCTGGTCCCGCATGACGAATGATCAGCGCAGTCAGGTCATGGACGAATTGCCGGATCGCGCCGGACTTTTGCGCAAACGGCGCGGCGGGCGCGCCGCCCGGCTCACGCGCGGCGAAGGCTAG
- a CDS encoding HEAT repeat domain-containing protein, translating into MMKIVLLPACFVLASVHALAAQTISLDELKAQIEQKVSSEDEFRTLLNDPDPARSIAAMELMMASGDPGLERMAREFGVFSSDPVVRRLAIEAWLKSGPVLNITYDGSGTESAYFKSYFQNNKGSVDGDKRGFTSFPINGYDEANDCYVYAAGNACAMRITDVGPSVFLSDSWSPLTLGEDGYMRGQTNLYRVDEPIPIEIPVTD; encoded by the coding sequence ATGATGAAAATCGTTCTTCTTCCGGCCTGTTTTGTACTCGCTTCCGTTCATGCGCTGGCTGCGCAGACAATATCGCTGGACGAGCTAAAAGCGCAGATCGAACAGAAAGTCTCTAGCGAGGACGAATTCCGAACGCTGCTCAATGATCCGGATCCGGCCCGCAGCATTGCGGCGATGGAACTCATGATGGCATCGGGCGATCCCGGCCTCGAGCGTATGGCACGCGAATTCGGTGTCTTCAGCAGTGATCCTGTGGTTCGGCGTTTGGCCATCGAGGCATGGTTGAAATCCGGTCCTGTGTTGAACATCACCTATGACGGCTCGGGCACGGAAAGCGCCTATTTCAAGAGTTATTTTCAGAACAACAAAGGTTCGGTCGACGGAGACAAGCGGGGTTTCACGAGCTTTCCCATCAATGGGTATGATGAGGCGAATGACTGTTACGTCTATGCCGCAGGCAACGCTTGCGCGATGCGCATCACGGATGTCGGGCCATCCGTTTTTCTATCGGATTCCTGGTCGCCGCTCACGCTTGGCGAGGACGGCTACATGAGAGGTCAGACAAATCTTTATCGTGTAGACGAGCCCATTCCGATCGAAATACCGGTGACGGACTAG
- the ccmI gene encoding c-type cytochrome biogenesis protein CcmI, producing MTFWIVATLLALGAGALIAAALLRGRASAAPPAAYDLEIYRVQLAGVDKDLARGVITQTEAGRLRAEVSRRILAADAQLRAHGADGGQPRGAGRVMAAFLVIAVGAGTIFGYWQLGAPGYPDQPRGARLAASDAERANRLSQAEAEERFGPKDAAITPPEDFAQLMVQLRAAVEQRPDDVRGLALLARNEASLGNTGAAQRAQERLIAAKGDDVLAADHAFLADLMITAAGGYVSAEAEASLRAALAIDPAQPEARYYLGVYFAQVDRADAAFRTWEKLLSESPPDAVWVAPLRGQIEEVAERAGINYTLPPQAQADLTAPRGPSADDIEAASEMTEAERQTFVRSMVDGLLARLASEGGPPQDWARLIVALGVIGETERAAAILDEARGTFAEDAEAMALLDGAAERAGLPPAGAAPATGTAE from the coding sequence ATGACATTCTGGATCGTCGCGACACTGCTGGCCCTCGGGGCGGGTGCGCTGATCGCCGCTGCCCTGCTGCGCGGTCGCGCCAGTGCCGCGCCGCCCGCCGCCTATGACCTCGAGATTTACCGCGTCCAACTGGCGGGCGTCGACAAGGATCTGGCGCGCGGCGTCATCACCCAAACCGAGGCGGGCCGCCTGCGCGCCGAGGTGTCGCGCCGCATTCTGGCCGCCGATGCGCAGCTGCGCGCGCATGGCGCCGATGGCGGCCAGCCGCGCGGCGCGGGACGTGTCATGGCGGCGTTTCTGGTGATTGCGGTGGGCGCGGGCACGATCTTTGGCTACTGGCAGTTGGGCGCGCCCGGCTATCCTGACCAGCCGCGCGGCGCGCGCCTCGCGGCATCGGACGCCGAGCGCGCGAACCGGCTAAGCCAGGCCGAGGCCGAAGAGCGCTTTGGCCCCAAGGATGCGGCCATCACCCCGCCCGAGGATTTCGCCCAGCTGATGGTGCAGTTGCGCGCGGCGGTCGAGCAGCGCCCGGATGATGTGCGCGGTCTCGCCCTTCTGGCCCGAAACGAGGCGAGCCTTGGCAATACCGGGGCCGCGCAGCGCGCGCAGGAGCGTCTGATCGCCGCCAAGGGCGACGATGTGCTGGCCGCCGATCATGCTTTTCTGGCCGATCTGATGATCACTGCGGCGGGGGGATATGTCTCGGCAGAGGCCGAGGCGAGCCTGCGCGCCGCGCTTGCCATCGACCCGGCCCAGCCCGAGGCACGCTACTACCTCGGCGTCTACTTCGCCCAGGTAGACAGGGCGGATGCCGCGTTCCGCACGTGGGAGAAACTTCTGAGCGAGAGCCCCCCCGACGCGGTCTGGGTTGCGCCGCTACGCGGCCAGATCGAGGAGGTCGCAGAGCGCGCGGGTATCAATTACACCCTGCCCCCGCAGGCGCAGGCTGATCTGACCGCGCCGCGCGGCCCCTCCGCCGATGATATCGAAGCCGCAAGCGAGATGACCGAGGCCGAGCGCCAGACTTTCGTGCGCAGCATGGTCGACGGTCTGCTGGCGCGGCTGGCCAGTGAGGGCGGCCCGCCGCAGGATTGGGCCCGGCTTATTGTTGCGCTCGGTGTCATCGGCGAGACAGAGCGCGCCGCCGCCATTCTGGACGAGGCGCGCGGCACCTTCGCCGAAGATGCCGAGGCGATGGCCTTGCTGGACGGCGCTGCCGAGCGCGCGGGATTGCCCCCCGCTGGCGCGGCGCCCGCCACAGGCACCGCTGAATGA